In the Wyeomyia smithii strain HCP4-BCI-WySm-NY-G18 chromosome 2, ASM2978416v1, whole genome shotgun sequence genome, one interval contains:
- the LOC129720043 gene encoding uncharacterized protein LOC129720043, with translation MSADILHNLRRQNPELNVQITPDVQNQTLILLEDLCMTMAGKHINQYSLPSPIRDQSNSLRTEILQELSYDRVQLHAFVAEKEPLLEAIQKAAYKEVLRRVENQDGIILLLDAPGGTYVINLLLAKLRSQSSITLAVASSGIAATLLHGGRTAHSAFKLPLQLAHCDTVPSCNIAKGSGLSQLLQECKLIVWDECTMAQKHALEALDLTLRDLKSNDQVMGGTVVLLAGDFRQTLPVIPKSTPADELNACLKASHLWRNVRKLALTKNMRVHVLGDECAELFSEQLLALGDGKISADTSDGRISFPSNFCCMVDSQLALQTKVFPDIQLNFTNTQWLFSGFCFQDQQTNVGLLPGEVKSNKAIDTVDDPTEAIHYPIEFLNSLQPSGIPPFN, from the coding sequence ATGAGCGCAGATATTCTTCACAATCTCCGAAGACAAAATCCTGAACTGAATGTTCAGATCACACCAGATGTACAAAATCAAACCTTGATTTTGTTGGAGGATCTTTGTATGACGATGGCCGGGAAACACATTAACCAATACAGTCTTCCTTCTCCTATCAGAGATCAGTCGAATTCGTTGcgtactgaaattttgcaagaactATCGTATGATCGTGTCCAGTTGCACGCGTTCGTTGCTGAAAAAGAACCTCTGCTTGAAGCTATCCAAAAGGCAGCATACAAGGAGGTTCTTCGGAGGGTTGAAAATCAAGACGGCATTATTTTGTTGTTGGATGCGCCTGGTGGAACATACGTGATAAACCTTCTTCTAGCAAAGCTTCGCTCGCAGTCGAGCATTACCTTGGCTGTTGCTTCATCTGGAATTGCAGCGACCCTATTACACGGAGGTCGTACAGCCCATTCCGCATTCAAGCTGCCTTTACAACTGGCACATTGCGATACGGTACCATCATGCAATATTGCTAAAGGATCCGGTTTGTCGCAACTGCTACAGGAGTGTAAGCTGATTGTGTGGGATGAGTGTACTATGGCTCAAAAACATGCACTGGAAGCCCTGGATTTGACTCTTCGAGATCTCAAGTCAAATGATCAAGTGATGGGTGGAACTGTAGTGCTGTTGGCTGGAGACTTCCGGCAAACATTACCAGTCATCCCCAAGTCCACACCTGCTGACGAACTCAACGCTTGCCTCAAGGCCTCTCACCTGTGGAGAAATGTGCGGAAACTTGCGCTTACTAAAAACATGAGAGTGCATGTATTGGGTGACGAATGTGCGGAACTGTTTTCTGAGCAACTTCTCGCTCTCGGCGATGGAAAAATATCCGCAGATACCAGTGATGGACGAATATCCTTTCCATCCAATTTTTGTTGCATGGTAGATTCCCAGTTAGCACTGCAAACGAAGGTCTTCCCCGATATTCAACTCAACTTCACAAACACGCAGTGGCTGTTTTCAGGATTCTGTTTTCAGGATCAACAAACGAATGTTGGGTTACTTCCTGGTGAGGTAAAGAGTAACAAAGCTATAGACACTGTAGATGATCCAACGGAAGCCATTCACTATCCTATCGAATTTCTGAATTCACTACAGCCATCCGGAATTCCACCGTTTAATTAA